In Channa argus isolate prfri chromosome 15, Channa argus male v1.0, whole genome shotgun sequence, the DNA window GAGACCAGAGCACTTACAGTTATCTAAGTCATATTTCATTGTGAAGGAGGAGACGTTTGCAGCTGTACTGACGTAACTGACTCTTTCTGCTTTCACCATTAAAGCACTTGAAACATGCGCTAATGCttgtaaactgttgtttttagaGATGTTTATTAAAAACCGAGTAATGAATGAAATTAACACTCTCTGATTTGTGAGGCTGAATTTTTTATGCAGCCAATTTGCATCAGAAGGGGACTTTCTCCCTGAGAGATGGCTCAGGTGTTTTCTGTTGGTGTTATGTGGGATTACTGTCTTCCTTATTGTGTCCATGctgtccaaaaaataaaaaacccgtCCAACAAAATCAGCTACGTTTGGTTTCACTGTGCAAATGATTTCAGCATCATCCACACAACACGTTAGAGCTACCGTTTTCTAGTTTACCTGCTTGCATCTTCACCTTTAACCCTCTTTACTGGCACTTTCACCTAGTGACACACGACTCCACCTTAATCTAAACCGACAACTCACATTGCAACAACactaagcattaaaaaaaataaatcaagtgaGACTTCACAATTTGGACAGCAAACAGTAAAGACAGTAAAGTCAGCACATGTGTCTTTTTATATTGATATAGATGATCAGTTAAAGCTGCAAtgaagtatttattattttaatgcaaatcAATTGGGCTGAAGAACAAAATCCCGGaactgtccaaatacttttattgtgaaaggaTGACATCAACATAATAGCAGTATAATTAATTGAGTATTTCTGCCATGATCATAAAGAGGGATTGGGAGGTGGCAGTATACAGGGGATTTTTGGTGGGTGTTTACGTGTTTACGGTAAAAACGTTTTAGGATTCCCTTGAAAAAAAGTGTCTTATCTCccatcagacaaaacaaaaacatccacaACAACGTCCTTATTCTCTGCAACAATCTGAGAgcaaacactttgacatgtttaGGTTTTAAAACCAAACCGCAACGATGCCAAATCCCCGAGAGACAAAATCTTTTGAATGTGGCATCCAACCTGTTTGTCCCTTCACACGGAACAAGGAAAGATAAcctattattatcattatggTAGACAAAGACAACTTTGATTACACGTTGCCCTAATGATTCATGGTCTGCACTGAAAGAGTCCTTTCTTTGTTCATCACACATAGCAGAGCTGCCATGGCCTGATCCTCCCCGAGTAACCTGAGTCTTCTCCAAGGACACAGACGTCTGGACAGGAGGAGGTGGGAATTGAATTATCACATTAGATATTTTCTGTTCCATCCAGTTTATAAAGGATCAACCACAAAAATGTAGCAGCTGTACTTTGTTAAGAAATACTTACATTTACGCAATAACCTGCTCAAACCTCATCCAGTTTGTCTCACATCTGTTCAACACAATGACATCCATAAAAGCAACTTCAGGTGTGTGGACCACAGAAACGTCACGTCAACCACCAAATAAAGGGGAACATCAGTAAAAATACTGcttataaatacagttttgttgAAGTATTTCCTTTGGGCAGACAGTGAATTCCAACCTTTCTGACTTGCATCTTGTGTTGTGGGCTCTGTTTTTCAACCCCCTTTCTCAAACCCTGGAAGTCACTTTCTGACAAGTCATCACACACTTTGGCATCTGATATTAAATCTAAAGGTAAGTGCtcatggggaaaaaataaagcaaGGGAAGAAAAAAGTGTTGGCACTTTAATAAACACTGCGTGGGTGTTTTCTGTGTGCTCTTCATGCCTCTGTGGGTTTGTTGTGGTTCCTTGTCACAGTCCAGACAACAAACCAGGCAGTTTGTGTTAGACATGGATATGACGTAGTGGAGGATGACATTTCAAATGAATTAAAGAGCACAACATCATGGGAACATCATCAAATTAGACGGATTCAAAGGTGGACAATGGGAATTTAAAAGTTAGATTTAAATCGCTGAAAGCAATTatcaacaactttaaaaaagaaaaaaaatacatattcagTATAAATCACAACTGGTCTAAGTAAGAAATGGCAGCACAATTCTCCAcagttgtgcatttgtgtttttttttctcatattcaAATTtgtggaataataataataacaatgaaataTATTTAGCTCTCTTATGTAAATAATTGGCGCTGGATTGGAGGCATGACATAGCATGACAGGGCATAGTATGACTCTGTGCAGCTGGGACTAcagcacatttttctttacaaacacAGTGACGTCACAGGTAAAGAATGGATCAGTGTTTCTGCTCATGAAGTTTTCATCTCATGGTGGATTTTAAACCAGTCTCTCCACGCTCTGATCtgttctgtgtctttctcaggACAGTAAGAATTGTTGTATTGCCCATGTCCCAGGTTGGTGCaatgtctttaaatgtttgtccaTCTTTTCAGAGGGTCTTCTGCCCCAAAATGGCGTCCAACATATTAACATCAGTGCTTTTGTGTTTGGGAACATTTGCAGTTGCTCAGAGTGAAGTCACTTCATCTGTCTAGTGAAGTCAGttgtaaagtacaaataaatgGTGACATCTGTTGGCCGTAGTGAAAAGTGTAAAGAAGGACAAGacttaaattattaattgaGAAGTACACTAGAGGTAGGAGTGGTAGGAGGCTATTTGTTGCCACATTTCATTGCCATCTACTTTGAGATAAGGGCTGGTGAGCTCAGTAGGCTCAATgatcaaagcagaaaaatatttcctgTCACTTTTGACAATTGGAAAGCTCCTGTAAATAGAAGGGAATGTGTGCTGCTTATTTTCGGgctcattttacacacacactaattccAGTGAGGCTCATCAGACAGTCGGCACTACATAACATGATGTAGACATTAGGAAAACCATTTTCTTTCTGCCATTGTTGTATCATTTGTCTCGTTTCAGATTAAACTAACCTGATACTCTGTTGTCTACTTAGCATTAGGTGCCCTCACAGTAGATAAAGTGTCCTTTAAATAATATCATTCAAACACTAATCTAATACACAAAACTGACTTAATTCCCATCTCAGAATATAAAGTTCTACAgcaatcagccacagcattttTACCACAAGCGTAGGCACATGTGTACTAGCTGAGTGCGCATTAAATATGATGCTGATGTCAGTTTAAAATAAGTTGCACCCAACTTTTTATGAATGTGAgcagtatgtatgtgtgtgctgtataCATCCACAGCTGCTTCTGTATTTAATGCCAGTGCAGCAGCTGTCGAAAAAGGTTTCAGTATTAAGTTTTTTTATCCAGCGGTGGAAAGAGCACTAACTGGGTTATTTCTGAAGTGCTCGAGCCAGGCGTTGTTCACGTTTCCGTGGTCAGAGCCATTCGTGCACCCATCCAGTCAGTATGCTACCAAATGCTTTAAACCAGATCACACTGACATGACAGGGAGCCAATCAAAGGAAATCATGTTATACACTTGTTTCATTACACAGCATCTTATGTCTGCAATTTGTGCAATTTGAGAATTTGTGAAAACCCCACATTTGTACAAATTGTTTTGACTTTCAAAGCTGGGTGAAATACTTTAGCCCATAACACCTAATGGCACTGATAATTCCAGACAGGGGCCgctagaaaaacacatttatgtcaGAAAACCCTAGGTTGGACCTCTGGTTCTAGACAGAGCCGTTTCTGCTGTATGTGGACTATGCAAATGCGTTGGGCCCCCAGGCCACCAGGGGGCCCCAAAGTTCATCCTCACCTGAGGAGAATTAAAAGTACTTGTCCTATCAGGCCTCTCGGTGTTTTTATAAAATCccttaaatgtttaaaaatgaatgtaaaaaatgaataatgtaaCCTCCAATGATAAGCTGTGGCTTGTGGTTTTGTGGCATAGTTAAGTCAAAGTTATTCCAGGGAGTAACGTCCGCCGACAGGTACAATGGGCATGATTGACAGCTGCCCATCATTCCCATTAGTGAGAAATAATGAGAAACAGCATTATGGCATCAAAAAGAAATGATCCTAGTGGGGCAGAAAAACGCTGGAGGTAAAAAACAGTCAAAGGATAAACCGAGGACGTTTGCTTATCCTGTCTAAACAGCATTATTTCCTAAGGGACTAATAAATATTAGTCCTGTTGTTGATCATTTTGGACATTTGTGGCAGTGGATTATTGCTAAGTCCACTGACTTAGTTGCAGTCTCCctctttgccacatttattagAGTATTTATTGTGACAATACAGTTTGCTAACTTGAACAAGCCTGCATCACATCATGCTGAAGGACGTGCAGAACCAGTGGCTGATTCATACTCCACGCAAGAACTTCTTCAAGAAGTTCACCGCCACCAGACGTCGCCATCACTGCAggaaatgtggatttttttcgTTTGCAACTCCAAGCAGAGAGAAGTGATAAGCCACATTCACCCATCAAACAGCTGAGGGTGTGCAGGCTCTGCCCCACTATGAATAAGGAAGAGGAGATGTCTCGCCTAAGGGGGGACAGGATAGGAGTAAACAGTTCAGAGAATGATCTGGAACCATCCAGTGAtgcagaggagaaggaggaggaggcaggaaggaattatttaaaaatgatattttattCTTGATGTTTGTCAACTTAACCTCATATTTGTTACATCACTTCATTCACAGTTTTACACAGGACACAGCTAAAATCTCAATCTGTCCACTTATTCTCTTTGGGTTTGGAACTGTTGGCcagacaagacaaacaaaaaattgacAATATCTGTTTGACAGTTTTTGCAGGCATATTAACTGTACGTGTTTAGAATTAGCACCAACTACATCAACAACGTAAAACTTAATAGGAATTATTCTTGTTTATTATACAATGATAACCTTTGTTGCTGGACACTGCAATgtcagaaagaagaaaatgaaaacaattgcACACCTGGTTGATCTTGATGTCTTAAGTGTGGaagcatttttattaagaatcaCACTCCTGTGTGAAGTTCTGGCCTTCAAGactgattttaattttacttttgtcaaaTGACtttagtgagtttttttttaattaacacttACTGATgactttaatacatttaaaatacacaatgtaTAAACAGATCACTTTAAGTTATCAATGAACCAATCAGTCAAACTTTTTGTGCACACAAAAAGACCAAGATCAACCTGTGAGTGGAGTCACATCACGGTTTTAATGTCTATACGgggattgttaaaaatatgattaaattggAAAAGGACCATAGTTGTCTTTAATGCGTTTCTACACAGATCGAGGACCGTGTGGAAAACCTGTTTTCGTGTTCAAATTGGCACTAAACCAGTTTTCGATTAGATTTGAAAAAGTGTGAACTCAACCTTTAACTGTGCAGCTGTAGTTACTCACTGTGACCGGCAGAGGTCAGGTTGTCAACTGTCAACTTTAAGGTCCATCattgttaaataattataatacatGTATATTAAAAGTACTTAAGAGTACTTATATACAAAATCAAGACACAATACCAAGaagtttttcattaaaaacctttaattaaaaaataactgatgACGTCATATCGCTCCTTCCGCTGTAGCAAACTCGCGGCAGTAAACATGGCGAACAGCTAGTTTAGTCGTGTGTCGGTCAGTCCTGGATTTCTCTTTCGGGGCTTCGACGTTAGGTTTTACGTTACTGTTTGCACCAAGCGGTGCGTGTGTCGGGCTGCGTGCTCGACCGGGTTTTCATCTAAGTACAAGGTAAGTGAAGTGAATTTCTGTGCAGCTTTGGATGCTAACGCGGTCCTTTAGCTTGAAGTGCAAgctaagctaacgttagcgGCCAAAGGCTGCACATAGCTAACACTTAGATATTGTCACCGAATGTTTCACTGGTTTGAACTTGTGTCCTGGCCACTTAAAACAACCGCTGCGTTATATCAGGTTATATCAAACCGATATGAACGTTGAAGTGGCCTGATTCGTGCCTTCGGGTTGTTAACGTGTTAGCTAGCAGTCACGTTGAAGAAGTCGGGTGGCGTTTCGTATCTAAATCTGCGTTTTATTCCCAAACAGGTTAGTTTAAATATACTTTGACCGGATCGGGTTCTGCTAAATGCTGTTTGGGCATCAACATGTATATTAATACCATTGGTATCAGTTGTAAAGTTTACAGAATGAATGGTCCGTTCTGAAACCTCCATCAGACAAATCTTTGAATTTAGGGCATCCAGGagtgtaaagtttaaaaaaaatagtaataaataaaacaaaaacagatttttacctGTTGAAGTTTCCGAATGTACCACTTGGAATTCTTTGCTCTAGATTTTTAAGGACATTGTCTAAAATATAGTCTAAGCACCCAAAACCTATTTTATATTGTACATTGTTAAATTCGATGATGTGATTTACATGAATGAAGAAGTGCAAGATCTTTTCCACAAAGTTTACAAGAAAATAACATCCCATCAACTATGTCTGTCGTAGCTTCATTAGTTTATTAGATTTTTGTGGTAGAATTTTTAAAGGTGCAGTATTTCCCTCTGAATTGTATtagagtgaaaataaaaacaaagtggaaatatactggtaaagtaaaagtacttgaacATTGACCTTGAgcaaatgtacttagttaccaCCTCTGGTACCAAGTCCAGTTAATTTAAGTTCCTCTCATCATTGTTGGGATTTTCATATTCATCAGGTTGAAGGAGACACACTGACAAAATGGGACGACGCTCGACCTCCTCCACCAAGAGTGGAAAGTTTATGAACCCCACCGACCAGGCTAGTAAGTATCGATTGAAACCAAAAGACGAAGTTCCTCTGGTAGTGACCTGCTGGGTAACGCCCTAGAATTTACCTACCTACTGGTGTCTGATGTTAGGACAATAATACCTGTTTGCTCTTTTACAGGAAAGGAAGCCAGGAAACGGGAGTTAAAAAAGGTACTTGGGGTCTTATGTAACACAAGATAACTTTTTACTGGTAAACTGTTGgttgttttaaatgcataagATGTGTTATGTGTTATTAACATGTTTCCTTTATTTGCTCCTAGAACAAGAAACAGCGAATGATGGTGAGAGCAGCAGTGCTGAAGATGAAGGACCCCAGACAGATCATCAGAGACATGGAGAAGCTGGATGAGATGGGTAAAAGGGATTTGCCTTCTTCTTTTGCACTGGCTTTTGTGTAGAAAAAAGTGGGGCTGCCTACGTTACATGTTCGTGCTTGTAATGGTCTTATTTCTCAGTATTTAAAGCCATCTGaacttattttcttatttttaacaCCTTACTCAAATAAATATATAGCTTTTCTGTGACACCCTCCACAGAGTTCAACCCAGTCCAGCAGCCCCTGCTGAATGAGAAGGTGTTGAGGGACAAGAGGAAGAAGCTGCGCGAGACATTTGAACGTATCGTCCGTCTTTACGAGAGAGAGAATCCCGATACCTACAAAGAGCTACGCAAACTGGAGTTAGACTATGAGACCAAACGAGGGCAGCTGGCTCTGTATTTTGACTCTGtcaaggtgtgtttgtgtgccttttTCTTTATGATGGCAAAATTTTTTTAACTTGCCTTAATATGTACGTTTAGCTTCAGTGCTTACTGTTCCATTCTTTTATAATGCTCAGACTTTTTGTAGTTACTCTGTTTGATTTATCTCTTTTACAGAATGCTGAGTCAGTGGAGGTTGACAGTATCCCTTTGCCAGATATGCCACATGCCCCTTCCAGTATCCACATCCAGGACATCCCACTACCAGGAGCTCAACCCCCTTCCATCCTAAAGAAAACCTCCACTTTTGGGTATGTGTTGCCTGGAATTGTTAGAGAGAGCACGATGCTCAATGCATGATGCTTTGACTGTTGCTGTACTGTTCCGGAAATTCTCCTTCAATGTATCTCACAGTAAAGGACCTCTGTCATCAACTTCTGGACCGCCATTGGCAACATTGCCCGCTGTCCCTCGTTTACCACCAGGGAAGAAACCCCCTGGTCCTCCACCTGGGCCCCCGCCTCCACAGGTCCTGGCACTGTATGGTATTCCTGCGCGACGAGCATATGGCCTAGACTCAGGTAACGCCGAAGCTACCCCTTCAATGATTACATGTCTTAATTCTAATATTCCTTTCGAAAGGAAATCACTTCCTTTCCTGATTTTGTTGCTGCTGGcactaattttaataaaatgttctcCTCCCAGAACCTTCCATTCCTGGTTTAGATAAGGACTCTGCAATGGAGCTGGGACGAGATCAAGACAGTGGCAGCGAGAGCGATAGAGATCGGGATGACCTTGATGATGACGACAGCGACTCTGAGGAGGACAGTGAGGATGAGCGGGATGAAGCTCGGGATGTTGACCAGAGAATAAGTATGGACAGGCAGGAtgaggacagagaaagacaggatGATAGAGACCGGGATAGACATGCTGGTGAGTGTCTCAAAGTTTCTTCAGCatgattttcttaaaaatgctttctttgttttaatttataggTGTAATTTTAATCAGTCAAGCCAGTTCTTCAAAACCAGGTTGTTTGGGCCAAATAATTCGTTTTGGCAGATGTGTTGGCATAAACGGCCTCATAGTTTGTTGAAACTGTTAATCTTTAATCTGTATATTGTATGTTCCTACACTAATAATTTTTACTTGAACATATTATCTGACTCCTTCAGGTCGCAGTGTACGTTTTGCAGATATGCCCGCAGACGTACCTCGTgaaggaaagaggaggaaaaagaggctggtgaagAAGACTAAGGCCATCACCCCGCTACAGGCCATGATGTTAAGGATGGCAGGTACAGTGTACTAGTACACTGGTGCATACTTGGAAAGCTActacactttgtttttttacttctgatgatgtggtgcttttattttctttaggtCAGTCGGTTCCTGAAgacgaggaggaagaagaagtaGAGGAGGAATACACAGATGAGTCAGACAACTCGGACATCGAGGACAGAGGACCGCCAGGGGACAACCAGTCCAATCTTATTGTCAATCAGCGTCTACCCCCTCCTGCTGGGCCAGTGGGACAGCAGGGGCCCCCACAATTGCAAGTTCCACCAATGACTGGTCCTCCACCACTGGGTCCGCCCCCAGGTCCTCCCATGAGGCCTCCAGGTCCACCCTCTGGCCCACCTCCTGGCCCCCCACCAGGTTAGTTCTAACATCTCTTACTTTAATCTGAACTGGACACTAGAATGAACTTGTTTTAAGGATGTGCTGATTGGTCCCTTCCTATCAGTCAAATCATACTCTTTTATCTGCAGGTGCACCTCCATTCTTGAGGCCTCCCGGTATGCCCGGAGGCATAAGGGGTCCAATGCCTCGCCTTCTGCCTCCTGGACCCCCACCCGGTCGACCACCTGGTCCCCCACCAGGCCCTCCTCCTGGTCTCCCACCAGGCCCCCCTCCACGAGGACCCCCTCCTAGATTACCACCCCCTGCCCCACCAGGTAAGGATATGTGTGCATACAGTGACCAAATGCATACttgtttgtagtgtgtgtgtgtgtgtgtgtgtgtgtgtgtgtgtgtgtgtgtgtgtgtgtgtgtgtgtgtgtgtgtgtgtgtgtgtgtgcgcacaccgATGCTGATGTCTCATTTCAAATCCCAACCCTGCATATTGGGTTAGTTTAAACAGAGACTACGTTTAGTGGAAACagacgtaaaaaaaaaatgtcacacaaaaTACGTGTCTTGTCTCCTCACAGGCATCCCACCACCTCCCCCACGAGCAGGAGGGCCCCCACGTCCACTTGCTCCGCCACTCTCCATGTTTCCTCCACCTCTTAACTCCAATGTGCTCAGTGCTCCTCCTAACATCGTCCAGCGGCAGAAAGGCCCAGGGTCCGGCCAGGATGGTTCACAGAACAACTTACCGCCCCCAGCTATGCCAATGCGCCCGGGAGTCATGCAAATGCCTCCACCTCCAGGGACAGCTGCTGCCTCCGCAGGCAACAATCCTGGCAGCAACCCCCCTGGGCACCACCACGCAGCTACCATTGAGAAACGAGCCAACATCACCTCCGTCGCAGCCGCCGGGGGCAGTCTGGCTGCAGGTGCAGGATCCGGCGGGGCCACCATTTCTGCCAAACCTCAGATTATCAATCCCAAGGCAGAGGTCACCCGCTTTGTGCCCACAGCACTAAGGGTCCGTAGGGACAAGGGTGTTGCAGTGCACGGAGCTGCAGCTGGGCCTCTGGAGAAAGTAGGTAGTGGTTTTGGAGGAAGGAGGGGAGATGAAGTTATGGGAGGTGGTCAGGGGTACAAACAGCAGGCAATGGCTGCTCACATGGGCCTGGCCAACCCAACCCAGATGGGTGCTGTGTCCCAGCCTAACATGAAGACTAAGGACCAGGTGTATGAAGCCTTTATGAGGGAGATGGAGGGACTTCTCTGAAGCTCAAGAGACtctaaaaaattcaaatgttcaGTGAGTTGCCCCgagtgtttttatgtgttatcTTTGCAACGTAATAGCGGTAGAATTTCTCATGGCATTTAGATAGAGCAGCTGCTACATGTTCAGCATTGGTCTCAACAGGCTCATCTTCATTTCGTCTAGACTATTATTGATTAGATCAAAGAGAATGTGAAATTGGTTAATATACCTAATTTGATTGTATATGTAATTGGAAACATTGATTGGTTGCTATTCCAGTGTGCAACTTATAAAAACACTATTCTCAGCACTGAAAAAATATAGCAAACTGCTTatggtctgtttttgtttcgtttttcttttcttttcattttttagtttttttttagttttttttgtcagctgtccttttttcttttccatcaccagaaaaaaaattgtattgttttaacataaacccatttacttttttagtctcttaaaatgtttgacattaaaacaaatctgtggaGTATTTGTCAGCCACCAACTAAATAGTCTGAAAGCGTTCGACCTGAAGCTAAATAAATActtcaaaaacagttttaccCCATGTTTCAGTGTGCTATATCatagatttaatttattaatttatcgTTATTTGTCACAATTTAGAGGGAAATGGTTTTTTTGCTCTACTTCTGACAAATTCACAAGTTTAGTCACTTCACAAGgccattttgttaaaatataatcAACTCATGCTCTAAATTGTGATGTATAATGTAATAACATTGGAGCAGGCTCAGTAGAGCCTAAACAAGTTTTTTTGAAGATTTCAGCTGATTTTGTAGTTTAAGTCACAAATGCTAATaaacaatttcctttttttatttctaaaaataaaaaagggataATTAGTAAAAGAATAattcaatattatttttcaaaggaaatacatttttaagtggTCCTGTTTTTGGATCTGTACAAGAATTAGAATCAACACCTAAACATGGATTTCTATGAAAAACTTAAATATGAGGCATTTGTGGAACATCTTGAGTAGTCTTGCACATTCATGTCATCaacagcatatatatatatatatatatatatatatatatatatatatatatatagtacaAACCCAATTGTAGGAAAGTTGGGAcgtgtaaaatgcaaataaaaacaactctCTGGAATGTAAAGTGGTGGTTTGTCACCAAACCACTTCAGTTtagaacaatttcagaaaaatgttcaacatcTTTAAATCTctgaagactttaaagatcccaccatctagtATATAatagtgaataaataaataatatgaataacttcagagaatcaggaagaaTCTCTATGCTCAAACTGTGCAAtctacaaatgtaagttaaagctgtatcatgcacaGAATGTCACataagccatatgtgaacacgatccacaAACACCActgacctttcaccaatagaaaacatttggcacatcataagaCAAAAAATCTGGCAAGGcacagctagaatcctgcatcagacaagaatgggacaacattcctctcctaaaactccagcaactgttcttctctcttcccagacatttacagacagttgttaaaattaGAGGGGAAGCTACACAattggtaaacatcaccctgtttcaactttttggacatgtgttgctgccatcaaattcaaaatgagctcatattttccatgaaatggtaaaatgtctcagtttcaacacctgatttgttgtttatgttctattgtgaatagaatatgggttgatgagatttgtgaACTGTTGCACCCTGTTATTTATGaattacacattgtcccaacttttttggaattggggttgtatttaaaaatgtattttatgtcagTCGGATTAATGCCCAGAGAAATCATTTTCTTAGCGGAGTACTGGTACTTTTGAGCATGTACTTAGTACTTTA includes these proteins:
- the LOC137100204 gene encoding WW domain-binding protein 11, coding for MGRRSTSSTKSGKFMNPTDQARKEARKRELKKNKKQRMMVRAAVLKMKDPRQIIRDMEKLDEMEFNPVQQPLLNEKVLRDKRKKLRETFERIVRLYERENPDTYKELRKLELDYETKRGQLALYFDSVKNAESVEVDSIPLPDMPHAPSSIHIQDIPLPGAQPPSILKKTSTFGKGPLSSTSGPPLATLPAVPRLPPGKKPPGPPPGPPPPQVLALYGIPARRAYGLDSEPSIPGLDKDSAMELGRDQDSGSESDRDRDDLDDDDSDSEEDSEDERDEARDVDQRISMDRQDEDRERQDDRDRDRHAGRSVRFADMPADVPREGKRRKKRLVKKTKAITPLQAMMLRMAGQSVPEDEEEEEVEEEYTDESDNSDIEDRGPPGDNQSNLIVNQRLPPPAGPVGQQGPPQLQVPPMTGPPPLGPPPGPPMRPPGPPSGPPPGPPPGAPPFLRPPGMPGGIRGPMPRLLPPGPPPGRPPGPPPGPPPGLPPGPPPRGPPPRLPPPAPPGIPPPPPRAGGPPRPLAPPLSMFPPPLNSNVLSAPPNIVQRQKGPGSGQDGSQNNLPPPAMPMRPGVMQMPPPPGTAAASAGNNPGSNPPGHHHAATIEKRANITSVAAAGGSLAAGAGSGGATISAKPQIINPKAEVTRFVPTALRVRRDKGVAVHGAAAGPLEKVGSGFGGRRGDEVMGGGQGYKQQAMAAHMGLANPTQMGAVSQPNMKTKDQVYEAFMREMEGLL